The segment ATCTGACCTCCGGCACCTTTCTGGCTCTTCAGAAGGCGAGAGAGGAACTAAGGAGTGAAGCCTCCATAGAAAAAGAACATGCGGATAAGGAAAAACGGGAGCAGGGACTCCGTATATCCGAGCTCTACGAAAAGGTCGACCGGACGGCAGGCGCAGGAGGGCAGGAGGCCTTCTGGGAGCATGTGATGGAAAACGCAGGGACGGCTGATGGCTACAGGAAGGGGGCGGCTGAATTTGGCTCCAGTCTTCGGGAGCTGTCAGAGGAGGATCCGGCTGAGCGGGCAGAAACGAATCTGAGGGAAGCGTATATGCGCCGTGAGATAGAGCGGGCTGTGAGGGAGGGGATCCCTCCTGATCGGATTGTCGCCGTCACCGGAGCCTTCCACCTTACAGGGCTTCAGAGGACGGCTGCCATGACAGAGGAGGAGGTACAGACTCTTGCCTGTATGGAGTCCTGCAGGACACTGATGCCGTATTCCTACTTCCGGCTTTCTGAGCGAGGCGGATATGGGGCGGGAAACCGGGCACCGGCCTACTATGAGCTGCTGTGGGAGGCCAGAAAGAGGAGAGAGGGAAGCTACGGAGCCATACGCTATCTTTCCAATCTGGCGGCATTCTGCCGGAGAGAGGGAAATCCTGTCTCTTCCGCTGAGGTGATCGAGGCCCTCCGCCTGGCCGGGGCGCTGGCACAGCTGTCAGGTTACGAGAATCCGTCGCTGAGTGATCTGAAAGATGCGGCCATAGCCTGCATGGGCCATGGGAGCTATGGAGAGCTGGCAGTGGCCATGGCGGACACGGAGATCGGAACTGCAGTGGGAAGCCTGCCGGAGGGAGTGAGCCAGACCTCCATTCAGACGGATTTTAACAGAAATATGGCGGAGCTGAAGCTGGAGCGCTACCGCTCTGTGACGGCACAGGAGCTCTCCCTGGATCTGAGGGAAAAGCTGACTGTGAAATCGGAGCGGGCTGCATTTCTGGACTTAAACCGCTCTTTTTTCCTGCACAGGCTTCGCGTCCTGGGAAACAGCTTTGTATCTCTGCAGAAAAAACGCCAGGAAGGGGCGACCTGGGCGGAGGGATGGGTTCTGAGATGGACGCCGGAATCAGAAATCCAGCTGGTGGAGGCAGTGCTCAAGGGGGATACCATCGAGCAGGCCGCTTCTCTTGAGCTGAAACAGAGGGCGGACAGGGCGGGAAGCATCGGAGCTCTTTCCAGGGTTACAGAGGAGGCATTTCTGTGCGGTATGCCGGAGGCAGTGGCCTACACTGTGTCAGCTCTGCAGGCCATGGCAGTGGATACGGCTTCTGCAGAGGAGCTGGCCTCTGCGGCCGGCAGCCTGTCTGTGGTGCTCCAGTATGGGGATATCAGGAAACTTAACAGGAAGCCGCTGATCCCAGTGCTTGCCCAGATCTTCTTAAGGCTCTGTCTGATTCTGGTGGAAGAGTGCCGGTGCGATGACGATGCGGCTAAACGGGTGGCCGAGGCCATAAACACAGCCAACACGGTAGCTGTTTCCCATGATTTTTTGGATGGGGAGCGTCTGGATCGTGTCCTGCAGGAAATTGCCGGAAGGGATGATCTGAACACAAAACTGTCAGGCTTTGCGGCAGCCATCCTTCTTGAAAAGGGAAAAATGATGGAGGAGGAGCTTTTAAGAGAGGTGTCCAGAAGGCTCTCGCCGGGAATTCCGGCTGAGCTGGGGGCCGGGTGGTTTGAAGGGCTGTCCATGAAGAACCATTACGCCCTGATTGCAAGACTCTCCTTGTGGGAAAGCCTGAGCGGGTATCTGGATGAACTGGATGACAGGGAATTTAAGAGGGCCCTTGTGTTTCTGAGGAGAGCCTTCGCAGACTTCACCTCTGAGGAAAAAAACAGGATTGCGGAAAATCTGGGAGAAATCTGGCAGGTAAACCCGGGACAGGTGAGCGAGCTTTTAAATGAAACTCTCTCAGGTGAGGAGCAGCAGGAGCTTTTAGAGGGGCTGTCAGATTTTGACTTTGACGATATATAGGACGTGAGTCTGGACAGGAGAGAGTGCAGAGGGGAGGCAGAAATGGATACGGCAGAACGCATGAAACGATGGCGCCTGATTCTTGGCGCAGAGAGCGAGGGGCAGTTTCAGACAATGGAGGGGTATGGAGGAGCCAGGCTGTCAGAGGAGCAGCTGATGATGGATCAGGCCCTTGCCGCCATATATAACAGCGCAGCCTACGGCGGATTTCAGGCTCAGGGAGGAGCCGGACAGGGAGGCGGAAAGGGACCCTCCAACCCTCAGATTACCAGGTGGCTGGGAGATGTGAGAACGCTGTTTGACCGGGAGCTTGTGAAGATTGTGCAGGGTGATGCCATGGAGCGGTGCGGTCTGAAACAGCTTCTGTTTGAGCCGGAGATACTGGAAAATCTGGAGCCGGACATGAGCCTGGCCAGCACCCTTCTGCTCTTAAAGGATCAGATCCCAAAACGCTCGAAGGACAGTGTAAGAGCATTTATAGAGAAAATTGTGGAGGAGATCAACCGGCTGCTGGAGCAGGATGTCAGGAGGGCGGTAGCATCTGCGGTCAACCGACGCCGCCATTCTCCTATCCCGTCGGCCTCTGCCATGGATTTTCAGAGGACGATCCAGAGAGGGCTTAGAAACTACAGGCCGGAGGTGAAAAAGATCATCCCCGAGCATTTTTATTTCTTTGACCGCACCAGCAGGACAGCGGCCAACAGGCATACGGTTATTCTGGATGTGGATCAGAGCGGTTCCATGGGAGAGTCGGTTATCTATTCTTCGGTTATGAGCTGCATTCTGGCCAGCATGGCGGCTTTAGAGACAAGAATCGTGGCCTTTGACACAAATGTGGTAGATTTAACGGAAAAATGCAGTGACCCGGTGGATCTGCTGTTCGGATTCCAGCTGGGAGGAGGAACAGATATTGACCGCTCAGTAGCGTACTGCGAGAAATTCATCGAGAATCCGTCTAAGACCCTGTTTTTTCTGATTTCAGATTTAGAGGAAGGGGGAAACCGGGCCTCCCTTCTGAGACGTCTCGCCTCCCTTCGGGAGTCGGGTGTATCGGTAATCTGTCTGCTGGCCATTGCCGACAAGGGAAAGCCCTACTACGATGCCCAGATGGCAGGCCGCATCGCCTCCCTGGGAATCCCCTGCTTTGCCTGCGCCCCGGAAAAGCTCCCGGCCCTCCTGGAGCGAGCCCTGAAAGGGCAGGACCTCACCATCTTTGAAAAAGAGATTTCAGGAAGTTCATAACCGCACCAAAAACACAGCAAATCAAAAACCGCCCCCCATTTAAAGCTCCACCTTAACAGAACCATGGGGGTATGGTATAATAACCGCGGAGCGGTTATTATACCTGCGCATACCGGTTTCAGCATGTACTGCTGAAATCCGGGCGCTAAATTCCGCCGGAGGCTGCCGTATCCGAAGGATATGGTATAATAACTGCGGGAAAGCAAAGCGCAGTTTACCCGTATAAAGCCTGCAGGACGCGCAAGCAGGCCTCTGGCCTCACTCGTCCGCTGCAATACAGACTACTCACAGGAGAGATACATGACATCATCACATACATCCTTAACAGCATCATCAACACAGCCGCACCACCCATCTGTGTGCGGAAACTCCCATGTACAGAAACGGGGGACTGCCCGGCAGCAGGAGGTTGCGCCTATCCTCAAATGGGTAGGAGGAAAGCGGCAGCTTCTGGAATCCATTGTGCCGCTGATTCCGGAGTATACCACTTATTATGAGCCCTTTGTGGGAGGAGGTGCAGTCCTGTTTGCCACTCAGCCCAAAAAGGCAGTGATCAATGACTCCAATGCCGAGCTGATCAATGTCTATGAGACTGTGAAAAACCAGCCGGAAGAGCTGATCAGCCTTCTGGAACAGCACAGAGAGGCAAACTGTCAGGAGTACTTTTACCAAATCCGTGCTCTTGACCGGGAGCCGGAAGCCTACGGACAGCTGACGCCTGTGGAGAGAGCTGCCAGGATCATCTATCTGAATAAAACCTGCTATAACGGTCTCTTTCGTGTCAACAGCTCCGGCCAGTTCAACGCGCCCTGGGGGCGTTACAAAAACCCGAATATCTCAGGGGCGGACAACATCCGGGCTATGAGCGCCTACCTGAACCGGGCCAGGGTGACAATCAAATGCGGAGACTACAGGGAAGCCCTGAAGGGGATCCGAAAGGGAGCCTTTGTCTACTTCGACCCGCCTTATATGCCCCTCAGCTTATCCTCCTCCTTTACCGGCTACACGGCGAGCGGGTTCGGCGAGGCAGAGCAGATTGAGCTGAAGCGCCAGTGCGACCTCCTGGATAAAAGAGGAATCAAATTTCTGCTCTCCAATTCCTGCTGTGAATTTATAGAAAACCTTTACAGCGGCTATACCATAGAGCGTGTTTCAGCCAAGCGGGCTATCAATGCAAAGGCAGATAAGCGGGGAGCCATCGACGAGGTTCTGGTGAGAAATTACTGATCCGTAAGATTGCCGGACGCATCTTCAGAACGAGGGAGGAACTGTGGGAATCATTGAGGAAAAATGGGAGGCTCTGTTTGAAAAATACAGAATCAGGGAGGAAGTGGACGCGCACGGCTGCTTCTCGATTACAGCCGATCAGATCCGGGAGTTTAAGGAACCGCGTCTCATGACAAAATTTGACACCCGGGAATCCCTACCGAAGGTTTTTGGAAGACTGGGAATTCTCCCGGTGACCAGGGGAAAATACGTGATCGGAGACTTCAGACTCTATGAGGACTTTCCGGAGTTCTCCCCGGAGTCTGCCGGAGGGATAAAGCGGGCAGACAGTTCCCTGATACCGGATTATCTGGAAACCATCGATATAAAGGACGTGCGCTCAGAGGCAGCGGCCATCCGTCTGATGGGGTTCGCAGGGATCCTGGAGGATTTTCTCGGAGAGAAAAGAATGATTGAAACAGTGTCCGGCAGGATGGCATCCGGCGTGTTTTCCTTTCAGATTCACTCAGAGGACAGGAAACGGCTGTCAGCCATTGAGGTGAACAATTCCCAGGTGGAAATTGACGGCGGATTCGAGGGCCGCAGCTGTTTTTCCATCATAGAAGGAAAAAATGTAGTGCACAGCAACTTTCTGGTGCGCCAGCTCTATTACCCCTTTCGCCTGTGGAGGGAAAAGATCAGAAAACCGATCCGTCCGGTGTTCCTGGTCTACTCCAACAATATCTTCCGGCTTCTGGAGTATGAATTCACCGACTGGCAGCTCTACGACTCGCCGCGGCTGATACAGGAAAAATATTATAGCTTTGAGGACACGGCGATCCGGCTGGAGGAGCTGGCTGAGGTGTGGCGCGAGACAAAGGTTCTCCCTGAGCCTGAGGGGATTC is part of the Clostridium sp. M62/1 genome and harbors:
- a CDS encoding type II restriction enzyme, which encodes MGIIEEKWEALFEKYRIREEVDAHGCFSITADQIREFKEPRLMTKFDTRESLPKVFGRLGILPVTRGKYVIGDFRLYEDFPEFSPESAGGIKRADSSLIPDYLETIDIKDVRSEAAAIRLMGFAGILEDFLGEKRMIETVSGRMASGVFSFQIHSEDRKRLSAIEVNNSQVEIDGGFEGRSCFSIIEGKNVVHSNFLVRQLYYPFRLWREKIRKPIRPVFLVYSNNIFRLLEYEFTDWQLYDSPRLIQEKYYSFEDTAIRLEELAEVWRETKVLPEPEGIPFIQADSFDKVISLTEHLNRHPLTSQEIAEVFGFRERQSGYYYNACAYLGLACRKKPAGAQKGPVRIGITPAGRRLLSLSYRERQLGYVKRILEHEIFHELFGIFLSTGTIPDKKYIEKRMMAMGLCTESLAGRRASSVAGWLRWIKHLTD
- a CDS encoding DUF5682 family protein, which codes for MREGFEERKLRLCPGGPHLFGIRHLSPGGAWHLRTFLDQTDPELVLIEGPSDFTDLIGELTDTQVKPPVAVMAYTTELPVRTLLYPFAVYSPEYQALLWARENGKQARFMDLTSGTFLALQKAREELRSEASIEKEHADKEKREQGLRISELYEKVDRTAGAGGQEAFWEHVMENAGTADGYRKGAAEFGSSLRELSEEDPAERAETNLREAYMRREIERAVREGIPPDRIVAVTGAFHLTGLQRTAAMTEEEVQTLACMESCRTLMPYSYFRLSERGGYGAGNRAPAYYELLWEARKRREGSYGAIRYLSNLAAFCRREGNPVSSAEVIEALRLAGALAQLSGYENPSLSDLKDAAIACMGHGSYGELAVAMADTEIGTAVGSLPEGVSQTSIQTDFNRNMAELKLERYRSVTAQELSLDLREKLTVKSERAAFLDLNRSFFLHRLRVLGNSFVSLQKKRQEGATWAEGWVLRWTPESEIQLVEAVLKGDTIEQAASLELKQRADRAGSIGALSRVTEEAFLCGMPEAVAYTVSALQAMAVDTASAEELASAAGSLSVVLQYGDIRKLNRKPLIPVLAQIFLRLCLILVEECRCDDDAAKRVAEAINTANTVAVSHDFLDGERLDRVLQEIAGRDDLNTKLSGFAAAILLEKGKMMEEELLREVSRRLSPGIPAELGAGWFEGLSMKNHYALIARLSLWESLSGYLDELDDREFKRALVFLRRAFADFTSEEKNRIAENLGEIWQVNPGQVSELLNETLSGEEQQELLEGLSDFDFDDI
- a CDS encoding DNA adenine methylase; amino-acid sequence: MTSSHTSLTASSTQPHHPSVCGNSHVQKRGTARQQEVAPILKWVGGKRQLLESIVPLIPEYTTYYEPFVGGGAVLFATQPKKAVINDSNAELINVYETVKNQPEELISLLEQHREANCQEYFYQIRALDREPEAYGQLTPVERAARIIYLNKTCYNGLFRVNSSGQFNAPWGRYKNPNISGADNIRAMSAYLNRARVTIKCGDYREALKGIRKGAFVYFDPPYMPLSLSSSFTGYTASGFGEAEQIELKRQCDLLDKRGIKFLLSNSCCEFIENLYSGYTIERVSAKRAINAKADKRGAIDEVLVRNY
- a CDS encoding VWA domain-containing protein translates to MDTAERMKRWRLILGAESEGQFQTMEGYGGARLSEEQLMMDQALAAIYNSAAYGGFQAQGGAGQGGGKGPSNPQITRWLGDVRTLFDRELVKIVQGDAMERCGLKQLLFEPEILENLEPDMSLASTLLLLKDQIPKRSKDSVRAFIEKIVEEINRLLEQDVRRAVASAVNRRRHSPIPSASAMDFQRTIQRGLRNYRPEVKKIIPEHFYFFDRTSRTAANRHTVILDVDQSGSMGESVIYSSVMSCILASMAALETRIVAFDTNVVDLTEKCSDPVDLLFGFQLGGGTDIDRSVAYCEKFIENPSKTLFFLISDLEEGGNRASLLRRLASLRESGVSVICLLAIADKGKPYYDAQMAGRIASLGIPCFACAPEKLPALLERALKGQDLTIFEKEISGSS